The following are encoded in a window of Fluviibacter phosphoraccumulans genomic DNA:
- the queA gene encoding tRNA preQ1(34) S-adenosylmethionine ribosyltransferase-isomerase QueA: MSANVSNPLSKLSDYDFELPEALIAQHPAAERTASRLLLVNGNSFTDRLFTDLPSLLNPGDLLVMNDTRVLRARFFGQKDTGGQVEVLIERINGDGTGLGRVARAQIRASKSPKPRTRLRLADAFTVEVTGREGEFFLLALPADEPQDFWQLTEAHGLLPLPPYITHTPGSDDETRYQTVYAKNPGAVAAPTAGLHFDEKILAQLKANGIETATVTLHVGAGTFQPVRAENLDEHIMHHEWYHLPEATVKAIDACRVRGGKVVAVGTTSLRALESAARHQNIEPGGSLHADSRETDLFIRPGYQFKVVDRLITNFHLPKSTLLMLVSAFAGYDTMRAAYQHAINQQYRFFSYGDAMLLTRIEHAL, translated from the coding sequence ATGAGCGCCAATGTATCCAATCCGCTTTCCAAGCTGAGTGATTACGACTTCGAACTTCCCGAAGCACTGATTGCCCAGCATCCGGCTGCCGAACGCACGGCCAGTCGATTGCTACTGGTAAACGGCAACAGCTTTACCGATCGGCTATTTACCGACCTACCCAGCCTGCTCAACCCAGGCGACCTACTGGTGATGAACGATACGCGCGTGCTACGCGCCCGCTTTTTCGGTCAGAAAGATACGGGCGGGCAAGTGGAAGTGCTGATTGAGCGCATTAATGGCGATGGCACGGGGTTGGGTCGAGTCGCCCGCGCCCAGATTCGCGCCAGCAAATCGCCTAAACCCAGAACCCGTTTGCGCCTGGCCGATGCGTTCACCGTAGAGGTAACGGGTCGTGAAGGCGAGTTCTTTCTTCTCGCTTTGCCCGCTGATGAACCACAAGACTTCTGGCAACTTACTGAGGCGCACGGCCTGCTCCCGCTGCCGCCTTACATTACGCACACACCGGGTAGCGACGATGAAACACGCTACCAAACCGTCTACGCCAAAAATCCCGGGGCCGTTGCTGCGCCTACAGCTGGCCTGCATTTTGACGAAAAAATTCTGGCGCAACTTAAAGCCAATGGCATCGAAACGGCCACAGTCACTTTGCATGTAGGTGCCGGCACCTTCCAACCCGTGCGTGCAGAAAACCTCGATGAGCACATCATGCACCACGAGTGGTATCACCTACCGGAAGCCACCGTCAAAGCGATTGATGCCTGCCGTGTTCGTGGCGGCAAGGTCGTTGCCGTAGGCACCACCTCTTTACGCGCACTGGAGTCGGCCGCCCGCCATCAGAACATCGAGCCAGGCGGCTCCTTACATGCCGACAGCCGCGAAACCGATTTATTTATCCGCCCCGGCTATCAGTTCAAAGTAGTGGATCGGCTGATTACCAATTTTCACCTGCCCAAATCCACGCTGCTGATGCTGGTATCGGCTTTTGCCGGTTACGACACCATGCGCGCCGCCTACCAACACGCCATCAACCAGCAGTACCGTTTTTTCAGTTATGGCGATGCCATGCTGTTAACCCGAATTGAACATGCCCTATGA
- the secD gene encoding protein translocase subunit SecD — MNRYPLWKYIVVAIALVIGVLYTLPNFFGETPAVQVSPIRATLKSDDKLLQQVSAALDKNGISSAGAFLDTNGVKVRLPDTDTQLKARDVLEHAFNPKADNAQYVVALNLLSASPKWLTAIHALPMYLGLDLRGGVHFLLQVDLQGALTKRIDATAADIRTLLRDKNIRHAGISREDQRVVIRFREADYRNQARAALLDGQPDLSFAEQTVGGDAALVGTFKPEAIKRIQEFAVKQNITTLHNRINELGVAEPIIQQSGPDRIVVQLPGVQDTAKAKDILGRTATLEIRMVDDTPGALESALNGNVPVTAELYTERGGSPILVKKIVVLTGERLNDAQPGFDSQTQEPAVHLTLDSAGARIFRDVTRESVGKRMAILLIEKGKGEVITAPVIRSEIGGGKVQISGRMTTMEANETSLLLRAGSLAAPMDIIEERTVGPSLGAENIARGFHATLWGFAAIAVFMIIYYGMFGVISVLALSANLLFLVAILSLLQATLTLPGIAAIALALGMAIDANVLINERIREELRNGSTPQAAISAGYERAFDTILDSNITTLIAGLALLIFGSGPVRGFAVVHCLGILTSIFSAVVVSRALVNIIYGRQKRLSKISIGQVWKPETDSTKA; from the coding sequence ATGAATCGCTACCCGCTCTGGAAATACATTGTTGTAGCCATCGCCCTTGTCATCGGCGTGCTCTACACATTGCCCAACTTCTTTGGTGAAACACCCGCTGTTCAGGTATCGCCAATTCGCGCCACGCTCAAATCTGACGACAAGTTATTGCAACAGGTTTCTGCCGCGCTCGACAAAAACGGCATCTCCAGCGCAGGGGCTTTTCTTGACACCAACGGCGTTAAAGTCCGTCTGCCCGATACTGACACGCAGCTCAAAGCGCGAGACGTTCTGGAACACGCCTTCAACCCCAAAGCAGATAACGCGCAATACGTTGTTGCCCTAAACCTACTGTCGGCATCACCCAAATGGCTCACCGCCATTCATGCACTGCCCATGTATCTTGGCCTGGACCTGCGCGGTGGCGTGCACTTCCTGCTGCAGGTTGATCTGCAAGGCGCATTGACCAAACGCATTGATGCCACCGCTGCCGATATCCGTACCCTGCTGCGCGACAAAAATATCCGCCATGCCGGCATCAGCCGCGAAGATCAGCGTGTCGTTATTCGCTTCCGTGAAGCTGACTACCGCAACCAGGCGCGCGCAGCATTGCTCGACGGTCAGCCTGACCTGAGCTTTGCTGAACAAACCGTTGGTGGCGACGCCGCGCTGGTGGGCACTTTCAAGCCCGAAGCCATCAAGCGTATTCAAGAATTTGCGGTCAAACAAAACATCACGACCCTACACAACCGGATTAACGAGCTGGGCGTGGCCGAGCCGATTATTCAGCAATCCGGCCCGGATCGTATTGTGGTGCAGCTACCAGGCGTACAGGATACGGCCAAGGCCAAAGATATTCTGGGTCGTACCGCCACTTTGGAAATCCGCATGGTGGACGACACCCCAGGCGCCCTGGAATCTGCGCTCAATGGCAATGTGCCGGTGACCGCCGAGCTTTACACCGAGCGCGGCGGTAGCCCCATCCTCGTTAAGAAGATCGTGGTGCTGACGGGCGAACGTCTGAACGATGCCCAACCTGGCTTTGATAGCCAGACGCAGGAACCCGCCGTTCACCTAACGCTGGATTCAGCCGGTGCCCGCATCTTCCGCGATGTCACGCGTGAAAGCGTCGGCAAGCGCATGGCCATTCTGCTCATTGAAAAGGGCAAAGGCGAAGTCATCACTGCGCCTGTGATCCGGAGCGAAATCGGTGGTGGCAAAGTACAAATCTCCGGTCGCATGACCACCATGGAAGCCAATGAAACTTCCCTGCTGCTGCGCGCAGGCTCGCTGGCCGCACCAATGGACATCATTGAAGAACGTACCGTTGGCCCATCACTCGGCGCTGAAAACATCGCGCGCGGCTTCCATGCCACGCTATGGGGCTTTGCCGCGATCGCCGTGTTTATGATCATTTACTACGGCATGTTTGGTGTGATCTCAGTGTTGGCGCTATCGGCCAACCTGCTCTTCCTGGTGGCGATTTTGTCACTGTTGCAAGCCACACTCACGCTGCCCGGCATTGCCGCGATTGCATTGGCGCTGGGCATGGCCATTGACGCCAACGTACTGATCAATGAACGCATCCGCGAAGAACTGCGTAATGGCTCCACGCCACAAGCAGCTATTTCGGCGGGCTACGAACGTGCCTTCGATACGATTCTCGACTCCAACATCACCACGCTGATTGCAGGTCTGGCGCTGCTGATCTTCGGCTCCGGCCCGGTCCGCGGCTTTGCGGTCGTGCACTGCCTGGGCATTCTGACCTCTATCTTCAGCGCCGTGGTGGTTTCACGCGCGCTGGTGAACATCATCTACGGTCGTCAAAAACGCCTCAGCAAAATCTCCATCGGTCAGGTCTGGAAGCCTGAAACCGACTCAACAAAAGCCTGA
- the yajC gene encoding preprotein translocase subunit YajC, translating to MFAILYFLMIRPQMKKAKEHKALIAGLQKGDEVVTQGGLTGKVSAIGDNYVKIEVGSNSAGAVEITVQRPAIGIVLPKGSLNSL from the coding sequence ATGTTTGCGATTCTGTACTTCCTGATGATTCGTCCGCAGATGAAGAAGGCCAAAGAACACAAGGCACTCATCGCCGGCCTGCAAAAGGGTGACGAAGTGGTTACCCAGGGTGGCCTCACGGGTAAGGTTAGCGCCATTGGCGACAACTACGTCAAGATCGAAGTCGGCAGCAATAGCGCTGGCGCAGTAGAAATCACCGTACAGCGCCCGGCCATCGGCATCGTTCTGCCGAAGGGTTCGCTCAATTCGCTGTAA
- the secF gene encoding protein translocase subunit SecF codes for MELFRIRKDIPFMRYALVFNIISLVTFLLAVFFLATRGLHFSVEFTGGTLVEVQYRQAANLEAIRGGLAKANFQDYAVQNFGSSRDVLIRLPLKPSQSTASIGTGVMEALDVSAPGAQLQRVEFVGPQVGEELAHDGALALLLVIIGIMLYLALRFEWRFALSAIIANLHDVIIILGFFAFFQWEFSLPVLAAVLAVLGYSVNESVVVFDRVRETFRKKRGMTTPQILDHAITSTISRTIITHGATEMMVLSMLVFGGDALHYFALALTIGILFGIYSSVLVASPLVMWLGVSKDQFIKPVKRVETANEDGACV; via the coding sequence ATGGAACTTTTTCGTATCCGCAAAGATATTCCCTTCATGCGCTATGCGCTGGTGTTCAACATTATTTCGTTGGTCACCTTCCTCCTGGCCGTGTTCTTTCTTGCCACCCGTGGTCTGCACTTCTCAGTCGAGTTCACCGGCGGCACGCTGGTTGAAGTGCAGTACAGGCAGGCGGCTAATCTAGAAGCCATTCGTGGCGGGCTGGCCAAGGCCAACTTCCAAGACTACGCGGTGCAAAACTTTGGCTCTAGCCGAGACGTGCTGATCCGCCTGCCACTAAAGCCTTCACAAAGCACCGCCAGCATTGGCACGGGCGTTATGGAAGCGCTGGACGTCAGTGCCCCGGGCGCACAACTACAACGCGTCGAGTTCGTTGGCCCACAGGTCGGTGAAGAACTGGCGCATGATGGCGCCTTAGCGTTGCTGCTGGTCATTATCGGCATCATGCTGTATCTGGCGCTGCGCTTTGAGTGGCGCTTTGCACTCTCGGCCATCATCGCCAACCTGCACGATGTGATCATCATTCTGGGGTTCTTTGCCTTCTTCCAGTGGGAGTTCTCGCTGCCCGTGCTGGCTGCCGTACTGGCCGTGCTGGGTTACTCGGTGAACGAATCCGTGGTGGTCTTTGACCGCGTGCGCGAAACCTTCCGCAAAAAACGCGGCATGACCACGCCACAAATTCTGGACCACGCCATCACCAGCACGATCTCCCGCACCATCATCACGCACGGTGCCACAGAAATGATGGTGCTTTCGATGCTGGTCTTTGGTGGCGATGCCCTGCACTACTTTGCCCTGGCGCTGACTATCGGCATTCTGTTCGGCATCTACTCCTCGGTGCTGGTCGCCAGCCCACTGGTGATGTGGCTGGGCGTATCGAAGGATCAGTTCATCAAACCGGTTAAACGGGTTGAAACAGCCAATGAAGATGGTGCCTGCGTTTAA
- a CDS encoding DJ-1/PfpI family protein, with the protein MNQKQVAILVFKDIEVLDFCGPFEVFSVVRVNEEKRREELSPFNVFLVAEDTLPVVTTGGMKIVPDHSLEDCPKIDILVIPGGWGTRRELNNERLIEWIKARSQEVETLTSVCTGALLLGQAGLLDGKRATTHWRSLNWMQELFPKVEVQHEFHVVRQENLFTSAGISAGIDMALHVVSDYCGESIARATAKHMEYPFPDSNLRRVMAA; encoded by the coding sequence ATGAATCAGAAACAAGTTGCAATCCTTGTTTTTAAAGATATTGAAGTTCTTGATTTTTGTGGACCGTTTGAAGTTTTTTCTGTTGTACGAGTTAATGAGGAAAAAAGACGGGAGGAGTTATCACCATTCAATGTATTTCTCGTTGCGGAGGATACGTTGCCTGTTGTAACAACAGGTGGGATGAAGATTGTTCCTGATCATTCGCTTGAAGATTGTCCAAAGATAGACATCTTGGTTATCCCAGGAGGCTGGGGAACAAGAAGAGAGCTTAATAATGAGCGTTTGATTGAATGGATTAAGGCAAGATCACAAGAGGTTGAAACGTTAACCTCTGTGTGCACTGGTGCACTATTACTTGGTCAGGCGGGTCTGCTTGATGGGAAGCGAGCAACAACACATTGGCGCTCTTTAAATTGGATGCAAGAGCTATTCCCGAAAGTTGAAGTGCAGCATGAGTTTCATGTTGTTCGGCAGGAAAATTTATTTACTTCGGCAGGGATATCCGCAGGGATCGATATGGCTCTTCATGTTGTGAGCGATTACTGTGGCGAGTCTATTGCTAGAGCTACAGCAAAACACATGGAGTATCCATTTCCTGACAGCAACTTACGTCGTGTTATGGCTGCCTAA
- the tgt gene encoding tRNA guanosine(34) transglycosylase Tgt, with protein MKFDLITTDGAARRGRLTLAHGQVDTPAFMPVGTYGTVKAMTPEALTNTGAQICLGNTFHLWLRPGMEVIKQFGGLHKFMNWDKPILTDSGGFQVFSLGDLRKISEEGVKFASPIDGAKLFLTPEISMQIQKDLNSDIVMIFDECTPYPADYKTAAESMRLSLRWARRSRDEHDRLQNTNALFGIVQGGMHEALRDESLAGLKDINFNGFAIGGLSVGEPKEDMMRILAHTAPQLPTDKPRYLMGVGTPEDLMDSVEQGIDMFDCVMPTRNARNGHLFTRFGDLKIKNARYKTEEAPLDPTCSCYTCQNFSRAYLHHLFRAGEILSSILNTIHNLHYYQTLMAEMRNAIEHGQFADRLRALRTDRQRGV; from the coding sequence ATGAAATTTGATCTGATCACCACCGATGGCGCAGCCCGCCGCGGCCGACTGACTTTGGCCCATGGCCAGGTAGATACGCCCGCCTTTATGCCCGTAGGCACCTACGGCACAGTGAAGGCCATGACCCCTGAAGCGCTAACTAATACCGGTGCCCAGATCTGCCTGGGCAATACTTTCCACCTCTGGCTGCGCCCGGGCATGGAAGTCATCAAGCAATTCGGTGGTCTGCACAAGTTCATGAACTGGGACAAGCCGATTCTGACAGACTCTGGCGGTTTTCAGGTGTTTTCCCTTGGCGATCTGCGCAAGATAAGCGAAGAAGGCGTCAAGTTTGCCTCGCCCATTGATGGCGCCAAGCTCTTTCTGACCCCGGAAATCTCCATGCAGATCCAGAAAGATCTGAACAGCGACATCGTCATGATCTTTGACGAATGCACGCCATACCCCGCCGATTACAAAACTGCCGCTGAATCCATGCGCCTGTCGTTGCGCTGGGCACGCCGTTCGCGTGACGAACACGACCGCCTACAAAACACCAACGCGCTGTTTGGCATTGTTCAGGGCGGCATGCATGAAGCGCTACGCGACGAGTCCCTGGCCGGACTAAAGGATATTAACTTCAACGGCTTCGCCATTGGCGGCCTTTCGGTCGGCGAACCTAAAGAAGACATGATGCGCATTCTGGCGCACACCGCCCCGCAGCTGCCCACCGACAAGCCCCGTTACCTGATGGGTGTTGGCACCCCCGAAGACCTGATGGACTCAGTGGAACAAGGGATTGATATGTTTGACTGCGTGATGCCGACACGTAATGCGCGCAATGGCCACCTGTTCACGCGTTTTGGCGACCTGAAGATCAAAAACGCCCGGTATAAAACCGAAGAAGCGCCGCTTGATCCTACGTGCAGTTGCTACACCTGCCAAAACTTCAGCCGGGCCTATCTACACCACCTGTTCCGGGCTGGCGAAATTCTCTCCAGCATCCTGAATACCATCCACAACCTGCACTATTACCAGACACTGATGGCCGAAATGCGCAACGCCATTGAGCATGGCCAGTTCGCTGATCGCCTAAGAGCCCTGCGCACCGATCGCCAACGAGGCGTGTAA